The Vicinamibacteria bacterium genome segment GTTCGGATGGGACAGTGCGGCGACGGCGCGCGCCTCGTGCTCGAAGCGTGCTCGCCGCTCGGGAGAGGACCTCAATTCTGGCGGCAGCACCTTGAGAGCGACTCTGCGACCGAGTTTGAGGTCCTCGGCGACGTAGACGTCACCCATTCCGCCGCTAGCCAGCTTCCGG includes the following:
- a CDS encoding serine/threonine protein kinase, translating into MIGETLGHYRILRKLASGGMGDVYVAEDLKLGRRVALKVLPPELRSSPERRARFEHEARAVAALSHPN